In Sporosarcina sp. PTS2304, a genomic segment contains:
- a CDS encoding glycosyltransferase family 2 protein, protein MEIILLFGVVIAILALICGVLGFWNVPIVEKTGKATSSVTIIIPARNEEYRIRPLLESIARQQNVIYEVLVVDDGSTDRTKAVAQSFGATVLSNDLLEEGWIGKSAACWTGAQTATHNLLLFMDADTVFTHSHSLATYVASYESMGSRGILSLQPIHHAEKWYEQLAFLFPLIVMAGMNVFTVIGDRLKAGGSFGPCLLCNKQQYQEVGGHAIVRGAVMDDLALGKAFQDRGFPVRCYGGKGIAWLRMYPGGLSDMIQGYSKSMASGSAATHSFVMLLIYLWMAGASITPILLIVSAWSGQMTFLSIFLTVYILFAIELAIASRRVGHFIWWIFPLYPLLLFVFVIIFMYSLYLSKRRGSVQWKGRNINV, encoded by the coding sequence ATGGAGATCATATTACTTTTCGGAGTTGTTATAGCAATCCTCGCTCTAATTTGTGGTGTGCTCGGTTTTTGGAACGTGCCGATTGTAGAAAAGACGGGAAAAGCTACTTCTTCAGTCACAATCATCATACCTGCTAGAAATGAAGAGTATCGAATCCGCCCTTTACTAGAGTCTATAGCTCGACAACAAAATGTCATCTATGAAGTACTAGTAGTGGATGACGGCTCGACAGATCGTACAAAAGCGGTGGCACAATCATTTGGTGCCACCGTTTTATCTAATGACTTATTAGAAGAGGGATGGATTGGCAAGTCGGCTGCCTGCTGGACAGGAGCACAGACGGCAACGCATAACTTGCTGTTGTTTATGGATGCGGATACGGTCTTCACACATTCTCATAGCCTGGCGACCTATGTAGCGTCCTATGAGTCTATGGGAAGTCGAGGGATTTTGTCATTACAACCCATTCACCACGCAGAAAAGTGGTATGAGCAATTGGCGTTTTTATTCCCTTTAATCGTGATGGCGGGAATGAACGTCTTTACGGTAATAGGCGACCGCTTGAAAGCTGGGGGTTCATTTGGTCCTTGTCTATTATGTAATAAACAGCAATATCAAGAAGTAGGTGGTCATGCCATCGTACGAGGCGCAGTAATGGATGATTTAGCACTAGGCAAAGCATTTCAAGATCGGGGATTCCCTGTCCGCTGCTATGGCGGGAAAGGCATTGCCTGGTTGCGAATGTATCCAGGAGGATTGTCGGATATGATTCAGGGCTATTCAAAAAGTATGGCAAGCGGCTCTGCTGCGACACATTCATTTGTGATGTTGCTTATCTATTTATGGATGGCGGGCGCATCCATTACACCTATCTTACTGATCGTATCTGCATGGAGCGGCCAAATGACGTTTCTTAGTATATTTTTAACTGTATATATATTATTTGCTATCGAACTAGCCATTGCTTCGCGTCGTGTGGGACATTTCATTTGGTGGATATTCCCGCTGTATCCTTTACTGCTATTCGTCTTTGTCATAATTTTTATGTACTCGTTATATTTATCGAAACGTCGTGGGAGCGTTCAATGGAAAGGCCGCAATATCAACGTCTG
- a CDS encoding polysaccharide deacetylase family protein, translated as MGKRKTAWLVTGILALAPLAYGMGATALIRLTNYKVMKRIPAKRGIALTFDDGPHPVYTLRLLDLLQQYDIKATFFVVGEKVRMYPKIIERMYNEGHQIGIHHDRHTSSWLLTPSQLEKEIRETHRAISNVIGESPTVYRPPWGFMNAFTLYYSKPYQIVFWTHVFQDWKVERCEDGLLDGLRNVPANGSIILLHDDGTNPGADDLAPVHMLDKLEIYLEEAVKKETEFVVVPPYNHIK; from the coding sequence ATGGGTAAACGAAAAACAGCCTGGCTAGTGACAGGTATACTGGCACTCGCACCGCTAGCCTATGGAATGGGTGCTACCGCTCTCATTCGTTTGACGAACTATAAAGTGATGAAACGCATACCGGCGAAAAGAGGTATTGCATTAACGTTCGACGATGGACCGCATCCTGTCTATACGTTGCGGCTGCTAGACTTATTACAGCAATACGATATAAAAGCTACATTTTTTGTCGTGGGGGAAAAAGTACGGATGTATCCAAAAATTATTGAACGTATGTATAACGAAGGTCATCAAATAGGTATCCATCATGATCGTCATACATCAAGCTGGCTTTTGACACCTTCGCAATTGGAAAAAGAAATTAGAGAAACGCATCGAGCAATTAGTAACGTGATAGGTGAATCTCCAACTGTCTACAGACCACCATGGGGCTTCATGAATGCTTTTACTTTATATTACTCCAAGCCTTATCAAATTGTTTTTTGGACGCATGTTTTTCAGGACTGGAAAGTAGAGCGATGTGAGGACGGATTGTTAGATGGATTGCGAAATGTACCGGCTAACGGATCCATTATACTTTTGCATGATGATGGCACTAATCCAGGCGCTGATGATTTAGCCCCTGTACATATGTTGGATAAGCTTGAGATATATTTGGAGGAAGCTGTAAAGAAAGAAACAGAGTTTGTCGTTGTACCACCTTATAATCACATTAAGTAA
- a CDS encoding DUF4317 domain-containing protein, with protein sequence MNKHDIADIRKRFKLETDLLTVTDIYNVYIRQESHEIYHEESQAFALLEREQQELFMTNFKKVLGGKLGVKLFEVKFERQNENETDHAQQLLYEGLQAEEADQWRDEMQHLALKMVQDVQYEKDLVVTFIRGNYFKKTKRSSEETEIDARDEVFTTPFILCSMNQTDLPKRSIIFDFVEKEFKSNTMLDPIINLTSPIGGFLFPCFTDNAADVNHILYAAGKANKPDYQFIENVLNGEEVVTAADDKAVFEEIVKQVVGGEVDTETLGNVYEAIYRLTEGDEEEEEPEEAPVIDKYQVERVLKMSGVDYVDTQAVEAAFETVVDDTMYEMKASHIVPSYTSKSIKIETKVANISISPADLKYVKQVNYDGKQCILIEVEEDTIIEGFKVISEDLLT encoded by the coding sequence ATGAATAAACATGATATTGCGGATATTCGCAAACGATTTAAATTAGAGACAGACTTGCTAACTGTTACAGATATTTACAATGTGTATATCCGACAAGAGAGTCATGAAATTTATCATGAAGAAAGCCAGGCATTCGCATTACTAGAACGTGAACAGCAGGAGCTTTTCATGACAAATTTCAAAAAAGTACTTGGTGGAAAATTAGGTGTGAAATTATTTGAAGTGAAATTTGAAAGGCAAAATGAGAACGAGACAGATCACGCACAACAGCTTCTATATGAGGGGTTGCAGGCGGAAGAAGCCGATCAGTGGAGAGATGAAATGCAACATTTGGCTTTAAAAATGGTACAGGATGTGCAATATGAAAAAGATCTTGTTGTGACATTTATTCGAGGGAATTATTTCAAGAAGACAAAAAGGTCTAGTGAGGAAACAGAAATAGATGCCCGTGATGAAGTATTCACGACGCCTTTCATTCTATGCAGTATGAATCAGACGGATTTGCCGAAACGCTCTATCATCTTTGATTTTGTTGAGAAAGAATTTAAGTCAAATACTATGCTGGACCCTATTATTAATCTGACGTCTCCCATAGGGGGCTTTCTGTTCCCTTGTTTTACCGATAATGCAGCGGATGTCAACCATATTTTATATGCAGCCGGTAAAGCGAATAAGCCAGATTATCAATTTATCGAAAACGTCTTAAATGGCGAAGAAGTCGTGACAGCGGCGGACGACAAAGCGGTATTCGAAGAGATTGTCAAACAAGTAGTAGGTGGCGAAGTTGATACAGAAACTTTGGGCAATGTGTACGAAGCCATCTATCGTTTAACTGAAGGTGATGAAGAGGAGGAAGAACCAGAAGAAGCACCCGTAATTGATAAGTACCAAGTGGAGCGTGTCTTGAAAATGAGTGGCGTAGATTATGTAGACACGCAAGCTGTAGAAGCGGCTTTTGAAACAGTAGTGGATGATACGATGTATGAGATGAAAGCAAGTCATATCGTGCCGAGCTATACATCCAAGTCTATTAAGATTGAAACAAAGGTCGCAAATATTTCTATAAGCCCAGCAGATCTAAAGTATGTAAAACAGGTGAATTATGACGGAAAACAGTGTATTTTAATTGAAGTAGAGGAAGATACGATCATCGAAGGCTTTAAAGTGATTTCAGAAGATTTATTAACATAA
- a CDS encoding NAD(P)/FAD-dependent oxidoreductase: MKKKVSVIGAGVAGLASAIRLQHAGYQVELYEKESLPGGKMHRIQKDGYQFDLGPTIVMMPDLYKEIFYLCGKDPDDYIPMERLDPMYSVYFGDKPQDHYEISSELTKLMEVFESVSDEDASGLLDYLQEIYKRFLIAKEHFLQKPFRKPSDFYNLSVLRQGLKLKTFDNADSFVSKYIKDERLKQMISFQTLYIGVSPYSGPSLYTMIPMIEFLYGVWFIKGGMYTMAQSLERLFIELGGKVHYNTSVEEIVIENRQAKGIRINGEFIESDYVMCNADFPYAMKNLVKVEKAKGKYTDKKIDNMKYSCSCFLMYLGMDKKYEEVKTAHNFIFNEKLKENLDDIFTGKKLNNASFYVYIGSKLDPSLAPEGKDGLYILVPVSDRSCSQYDWDEETIQHYRGYVLEALKKVKGFENVENEIVSETFMTPKDFEERFHAQNGACFGLQPTLSQSNHLRPQSKATHCENLYFTGSSTHPGAGVPIVLLSARIATEELIHDDRGILFQAT, encoded by the coding sequence ATGAAGAAAAAGGTAAGTGTCATAGGTGCAGGAGTAGCTGGTTTAGCAAGCGCAATTCGACTGCAACACGCAGGGTATCAAGTGGAATTATACGAGAAAGAATCACTGCCAGGCGGTAAAATGCACCGTATTCAAAAAGATGGCTATCAATTTGATCTAGGTCCTACGATTGTTATGATGCCCGATTTATATAAAGAAATCTTTTACTTATGTGGGAAAGATCCCGATGATTATATTCCTATGGAACGACTGGATCCGATGTATAGTGTGTATTTTGGTGACAAACCGCAAGACCATTATGAAATATCCTCTGAACTAACAAAACTAATGGAAGTGTTTGAGAGTGTAAGTGATGAGGATGCTAGTGGCCTACTGGATTACTTACAGGAAATATATAAACGTTTTTTAATTGCAAAAGAACATTTCTTACAAAAGCCATTTCGTAAACCATCTGACTTCTACAATCTATCCGTACTTCGCCAAGGCTTAAAACTTAAAACATTTGATAATGCAGATAGCTTTGTCAGTAAATATATTAAAGACGAACGCTTGAAACAGATGATCAGTTTTCAAACGTTATACATCGGAGTTTCTCCATATAGCGGGCCTTCACTTTATACGATGATTCCTATGATTGAGTTTTTATACGGTGTATGGTTTATCAAAGGCGGCATGTATACAATGGCTCAGTCTCTTGAACGTTTATTTATCGAGCTGGGAGGGAAAGTCCATTACAATACATCTGTTGAAGAAATTGTCATTGAAAATAGACAAGCAAAAGGGATTCGCATTAACGGAGAATTTATCGAATCGGATTATGTGATGTGTAATGCTGATTTCCCTTACGCTATGAAAAACCTAGTGAAAGTAGAAAAAGCAAAAGGTAAATACACGGATAAGAAAATAGATAATATGAAATATTCGTGCTCATGTTTCCTCATGTATTTGGGAATGGACAAAAAATATGAAGAAGTAAAGACCGCCCATAATTTTATTTTCAATGAAAAGTTAAAAGAAAATTTAGATGATATATTTACAGGAAAGAAACTTAATAATGCTTCATTCTATGTCTATATTGGTTCTAAGTTAGATCCGTCGTTAGCGCCTGAAGGGAAAGATGGATTGTATATTCTAGTGCCGGTTTCCGATCGTTCTTGTTCGCAGTATGACTGGGATGAAGAGACAATCCAGCATTATCGGGGGTATGTATTAGAAGCATTGAAGAAAGTGAAAGGCTTTGAAAATGTGGAAAATGAAATTGTTTCTGAGACATTTATGACGCCTAAAGATTTCGAAGAGCGTTTTCATGCACAAAATGGTGCGTGTTTCGGTCTACAACCAACTCTCAGTCAGAGTAATCATCTACGTCCGCAAAGTAAAGCAACTCATTGTGAAAATCTTTATTTCACAGGAAGCAGCACACATCCCGGCGCAGGTGTACCAATTGTTCTTCTCTCAGCACGTATTGCGACAGAAGAGCTAATTCATGATGACAGAGGAATACTATTCCAAGCAACATGA
- a CDS encoding ECF transporter S component has product MQKIQSHRTPHTKTFDLILTSMLASLVFIATLLLNIKLPIAANGGLVHLGTAMLFMASILFGPKKGAIAGAIGMGMFDLVGGWVLWAPFTFITRGLQGYIVGKIAWSNGRRGTSFKYNLLAMLASVPFMIAGYYICERILFNSWIIPLASIPGDVLQCIVGIAIAIPVCAMLKKVPMFK; this is encoded by the coding sequence ATGCAGAAAATACAAAGCCATAGAACACCTCATACAAAAACGTTTGATTTGATACTGACGTCGATGCTTGCTTCACTCGTGTTCATAGCAACACTTCTATTAAATATTAAATTACCGATTGCGGCAAATGGTGGCTTAGTCCATCTTGGCACAGCTATGCTTTTTATGGCCTCCATCTTATTCGGTCCTAAAAAAGGAGCTATTGCCGGTGCGATCGGGATGGGCATGTTTGATTTAGTCGGTGGCTGGGTGTTGTGGGCACCATTTACATTTATAACCCGTGGTCTTCAAGGATATATCGTCGGTAAGATTGCTTGGTCTAACGGACGCAGAGGAACGAGTTTTAAATACAACTTGCTGGCTATGCTAGCTTCGGTTCCATTCATGATTGCTGGTTATTATATTTGCGAACGCATTCTTTTTAATAGTTGGATCATTCCATTGGCTTCGATTCCCGGAGACGTCCTGCAATGCATCGTTGGAATCGCAATCGCAATTCCTGTATGTGCAATGTTGAAGAAAGTGCCGATGTTTAAGTAA
- a CDS encoding SLC13 family permease: MELLVTFGILGTTVILFMTNRLRADLVAVLALLAFVLTGILQPAEALVGFSNSVVIMIAGLFIVGAGILRTGLAQMAGNVLLRYSGDSEKRLFILLLLIVAFVGAFMSNTGTVALMMPIVVSIAIGIGSSPSKYLLPLSYMASFSGLLTLIASPPNLIVSQLLVDNGFDKLSFFQITPIGIIGVAVGVVYLFLMRHRIVPKGMRKTKGQTSHPLSTKQLAKDYSLSGNLLQVKVPEDSWMVGQRLSQLKIPARFQLCVLKIERKSMEGIKFLPMTFQEMAGPNSIIEANDILYLQGSAKNVEDLANEYGLLSVEQQSEAEDLVSKELGVAEVLLTPHSRLINQDIRSIRFRETYNLNIIGINRQGKQVLKDMSKKQLRFGDALLVQGSWDSIELLASETKDVVIVGQPKEHAGLASANGKALTAGIIMALMVGLMISEVFPAVISVLIAAVLMILTGCVRNMDDAYGQINWESIILIAAMLPMATALENSGGMELLSQGIIQVLGGFGAIGVLGGVYLLTMIFGQFISNTATAVLFAPIAMSAALTLDVNPYAFLLAVAVGASMSFATPVASPTNALVMTAGGYSFKDFAKIGIPLQLIMFVVMMIAIPLLFPL; the protein is encoded by the coding sequence TTGGAGTTATTAGTTACGTTTGGAATTTTAGGCACTACCGTCATATTATTTATGACTAATCGATTGCGTGCAGATCTTGTGGCGGTGTTAGCGCTTTTGGCATTCGTATTGACAGGGATTTTACAACCAGCGGAGGCGCTCGTTGGTTTTTCAAATTCAGTCGTTATTATGATCGCAGGTCTGTTTATCGTAGGAGCGGGAATTTTGCGGACAGGTCTTGCCCAAATGGCAGGTAATGTATTACTGCGTTATTCGGGCGATAGTGAAAAGCGTTTATTTATTTTATTGTTGTTGATTGTAGCGTTTGTTGGAGCTTTTATGAGTAACACTGGAACGGTGGCATTAATGATGCCGATTGTAGTGAGTATCGCTATTGGTATCGGCAGCAGTCCTTCCAAATATTTATTGCCACTGTCCTATATGGCTAGCTTCTCGGGCCTTTTAACACTAATTGCATCACCGCCTAACTTAATCGTATCGCAGTTGCTTGTTGATAATGGTTTTGACAAGTTAAGCTTCTTTCAAATTACTCCGATTGGAATCATTGGCGTTGCAGTAGGTGTAGTGTATTTGTTTTTGATGCGCCACCGAATTGTACCAAAGGGGATGCGTAAAACAAAAGGTCAAACATCTCATCCGTTGTCTACGAAGCAGTTGGCAAAAGATTATAGTCTGAGCGGTAACTTGCTACAAGTGAAAGTACCAGAAGACTCTTGGATGGTTGGTCAGCGCTTATCACAATTAAAAATTCCTGCACGTTTTCAGTTATGTGTACTTAAAATCGAACGTAAGTCGATGGAAGGTATTAAATTCTTACCTATGACATTTCAGGAAATGGCAGGTCCCAACAGTATTATTGAAGCAAATGATATTTTATATTTGCAAGGTTCTGCCAAAAATGTAGAGGATTTAGCCAATGAATATGGTTTGCTTTCGGTAGAACAACAATCAGAAGCTGAAGATTTAGTGTCGAAAGAATTGGGGGTTGCAGAAGTACTGTTGACCCCACACTCTCGTCTAATCAATCAAGATATTCGTAGTATTCGTTTTCGTGAAACGTATAATTTGAATATTATCGGTATTAATCGTCAAGGAAAACAAGTATTGAAAGACATGTCGAAAAAACAATTACGCTTTGGGGATGCGCTTCTTGTCCAAGGTTCATGGGACTCTATAGAATTATTAGCTAGTGAAACAAAAGACGTCGTGATTGTGGGGCAGCCTAAAGAGCATGCGGGTCTTGCTTCGGCAAACGGTAAAGCATTAACGGCTGGAATCATAATGGCGCTCATGGTCGGATTAATGATTTCCGAAGTATTTCCGGCAGTTATTTCTGTATTAATCGCAGCTGTTTTAATGATATTGACGGGCTGTGTACGAAATATGGACGATGCGTATGGACAAATTAACTGGGAAAGTATTATTTTAATAGCCGCCATGCTACCAATGGCGACCGCATTGGAGAATTCTGGGGGAATGGAATTATTGTCACAAGGGATCATTCAAGTGCTTGGCGGGTTCGGAGCAATCGGCGTACTTGGCGGTGTTTATTTATTAACTATGATCTTTGGGCAGTTCATCAGTAATACGGCAACTGCTGTATTATTTGCGCCCATTGCGATGAGTGCTGCATTAACTTTGGATGTAAATCCGTATGCGTTTCTACTTGCCGTCGCGGTAGGAGCTAGTATGTCATTCGCGACACCAGTGGCTTCCCCGACAAATGCGCTAGTTATGACGGCAGGAGGATATTCTTTCAAAGACTTTGCAAAAATAGGAATTCCATTACAACTCATCATGTTTGTCGTCATGATGATTGCGATTCCTCTATTATTTCCACTGTAA
- a CDS encoding phytoene/squalene synthase family protein codes for MMTEEYYSKQHEGRIYMLINQPSTITFDYAYCEKIIKHHSKSFYYAFSGLPKEKARAVYAIYAFCRIADDCVDENKKIDEQLTALDQLANELYLFSKGEEINHPLWRALRDVFNRFDMDIQPFYEQLTGQRMDIHFMMPANLSSLEVYSKYVAGSVGKMLLPIIASESQKNLHHVAENLGIAMQLTNILRDVGEDYRDKGRIYLPLEEMKRYSYHEVLLSEGSITQGFINLWEYLATRAEYLYDNFTQHIDEFDKDSRFPVLSSAYIYQGILNSVRKSGYDCFNQKNYVSAVEMAKLVARASM; via the coding sequence ATGATGACAGAGGAATACTATTCCAAGCAACATGAGGGGAGAATTTATATGCTAATTAACCAACCGTCAACTATTACTTTTGATTATGCATATTGTGAGAAAATCATCAAACATCATTCCAAAAGTTTTTACTATGCATTTTCCGGTTTGCCTAAAGAAAAAGCACGTGCTGTCTACGCGATTTATGCGTTTTGCCGGATAGCAGATGATTGTGTAGATGAAAATAAAAAAATTGATGAACAGCTGACAGCATTGGATCAGCTCGCAAATGAACTGTACCTCTTCTCAAAAGGTGAAGAGATTAATCATCCGCTCTGGCGTGCATTACGTGATGTTTTCAATCGTTTTGATATGGATATCCAACCATTTTATGAGCAATTGACGGGTCAACGGATGGACATTCACTTTATGATGCCGGCTAATCTGAGTTCTTTAGAAGTGTACAGTAAATATGTAGCAGGTTCTGTCGGGAAAATGTTGTTGCCGATTATTGCTAGTGAATCTCAAAAGAATTTACATCACGTAGCGGAGAATTTAGGAATCGCAATGCAGCTGACGAACATATTACGAGATGTAGGAGAAGATTACCGCGATAAAGGGCGAATTTACTTACCACTTGAAGAAATGAAGCGTTATAGCTACCATGAAGTTCTATTATCAGAAGGCAGTATCACGCAAGGCTTTATCAATCTATGGGAATATCTCGCAACGAGAGCAGAGTACTTATATGACAACTTTACTCAGCATATTGATGAATTTGATAAAGACAGCCGATTTCCGGTTCTATCGTCAGCATATATTTATCAAGGAATTTTAAATAGTGTGCGCAAGAGCGGATATGATTGTTTCAATCAAAAAAATTATGTATCGGCTGTCGAAATGGCTAAACTAGTAGCCCGGGCGAGCATGTAA
- a CDS encoding malate:quinone oxidoreductase produces the protein MSNIQTKSDVILIGAGIMSATLGTMLKELAPDWKISLFEKLDKAGEESSHELNNAGTGHAALCELNYTSEKADGSIDITKATKVNEQFQLSMQFWSHLVEKKLIENPSQFIMPLPHMSLVQGEENVRYLKKRFEAMTANPLFEGMEYSDDTEKLKEWIPLIMKDRQLSEAIAATKIDTGTDVNFGALTRMLIEHMQKSDIEINYGHQVEDIKRTTDGDWELKIKNNKDGKLEYHKAKFVFIGGGGGSLPLLQKTGIPESKQIGGFPISGIFMICKNPDVIAKHHAKVYGKAKVGAPPMSVPHLDTRYINNEKSLLFGPFAGFSPKFLKTGSVFDLIGTVKPNNLTTMLACGAKNMSLTKYLVEQVVQTKEQRMDELRDFIPDAKSEDWELWTAGQRVQVIKDTANGKGTLQFGTELVTDADGSIAALLGASPGASTAVAVMLDLMNKCFPEQVKEWEPKLKEMIPSYGKQLAENPELLKEVHASTAKTLELVKKEVVHS, from the coding sequence ATGAGTAATATACAAACTAAATCAGACGTTATCTTAATCGGTGCAGGTATTATGAGTGCGACGTTAGGGACAATGCTTAAAGAACTAGCACCTGATTGGAAAATCTCATTGTTTGAGAAGCTGGACAAAGCAGGGGAAGAAAGTTCTCATGAGCTTAACAATGCTGGAACTGGACATGCAGCGTTATGCGAACTGAACTACACTTCTGAAAAAGCAGACGGTTCAATTGACATTACTAAAGCTACAAAGGTAAATGAGCAATTTCAATTATCTATGCAGTTTTGGTCCCATCTAGTTGAAAAGAAGTTAATCGAAAATCCAAGCCAATTCATTATGCCTCTCCCGCATATGAGCTTAGTTCAAGGCGAGGAAAACGTTAGATATTTGAAAAAGCGCTTTGAAGCGATGACAGCGAATCCGTTATTCGAAGGAATGGAATATTCCGACGACACGGAAAAGTTAAAAGAGTGGATTCCTTTAATCATGAAAGATCGTCAGTTAAGTGAAGCGATTGCAGCAACTAAAATCGACACAGGAACAGACGTGAACTTCGGTGCGCTGACTCGTATGCTAATTGAGCATATGCAAAAGTCAGACATTGAGATCAACTACGGTCATCAAGTAGAAGATATCAAACGCACAACTGATGGCGATTGGGAATTAAAAATAAAGAACAATAAAGACGGTAAGCTTGAATATCATAAAGCAAAATTTGTTTTCATCGGCGGCGGGGGCGGAAGTCTTCCATTACTGCAAAAGACAGGGATTCCAGAAAGTAAGCAAATCGGCGGATTCCCGATCAGCGGTATTTTCATGATCTGTAAAAACCCAGATGTCATTGCAAAACATCATGCAAAAGTATACGGAAAAGCGAAGGTCGGTGCACCGCCAATGTCGGTTCCGCACTTAGACACACGCTATATTAACAACGAAAAGTCTTTATTATTTGGACCGTTTGCAGGCTTCTCTCCAAAGTTCCTAAAAACAGGCTCCGTGTTTGACTTGATTGGTACAGTAAAACCGAATAATTTAACAACGATGCTTGCATGTGGTGCTAAAAACATGTCATTGACTAAGTACTTAGTAGAACAAGTTGTACAAACAAAGGAACAGCGCATGGACGAGCTTCGCGATTTCATCCCGGATGCAAAAAGCGAAGATTGGGAACTATGGACAGCTGGCCAGCGTGTACAAGTTATTAAAGACACAGCAAATGGCAAAGGTACGTTGCAGTTCGGTACAGAGCTAGTAACAGACGCAGACGGCTCGATTGCAGCATTGTTAGGCGCTTCCCCAGGTGCTTCTACAGCAGTTGCAGTTATGCTGGACTTGATGAATAAATGTTTCCCAGAGCAAGTAAAAGAATGGGAGCCAAAATTGAAAGAAATGATTCCTTCTTACGGGAAGCAATTAGCAGAGAATCCTGAGCTTCTTAAAGAAGTTCATGCATCTACAGCGAAAACTCTTGAATTAGTTAAAAAAGAAGTCGTTCATAGTTAA
- a CDS encoding NAD(P)/FAD-dependent oxidoreductase, translated as MLDNQKRVLVVGGGLGGLSAAISLAQRDYSVVLYEQNDHLGGKLNRLEQDGFGFDLGPSILTMPHIFEKLFADSGKRMVDYVPIVRLEREWRSFFPDGKVLDLYGDLRKMERENKHLSRRDMNDYKKFLRYAKGLYDMTEAGYFKKGLDSTSEVIKEHGVLKSIKGFDLFSTMHGAIDSRVRNPHLRDMLSYFIKYVGSSPYDAPAILNMMIYMQYEQGCWYVPGGMHRLAEGLVQLAEEVGVELYTGIGVRKMRTTGDQITGAELADGRVVEADYYISNMEVIPFYQKMVDCKPSFTKALERKFEPSSSGLVLHLGVKKSYPQLNHHNFFFSKNLKKQMDKVFVKKQLPDDPTIYLVNTNKTDPSQTVPGHENLKILPHIPYIQDNPFTPADYAKLEENVLLKLERMGLDGLRENIITRDVWTPHDIERTYGSHRGAIYGTVSDKKKNKGFKNKKQSERFTNLYFVGGTVNPGGGMPMVTLSGQQVCDKILTRDMKKNSRRP; from the coding sequence ATGTTGGATAACCAGAAACGAGTACTTGTGGTGGGCGGTGGTCTGGGGGGATTATCCGCAGCAATTTCATTGGCGCAACGTGATTACTCAGTAGTGCTATACGAACAAAATGACCATCTAGGCGGAAAGTTAAATCGTTTAGAGCAAGATGGCTTTGGTTTCGACTTAGGTCCTTCTATTTTGACGATGCCCCATATTTTCGAAAAACTGTTTGCTGACAGCGGGAAGCGAATGGTAGATTACGTGCCTATTGTCCGGTTAGAAAGAGAGTGGCGATCATTTTTTCCAGATGGTAAAGTACTCGATTTATATGGTGATCTCCGAAAAATGGAAAGAGAGAACAAACATTTATCGCGCCGTGATATGAATGACTATAAAAAGTTTTTACGCTATGCTAAAGGTCTATATGATATGACGGAAGCGGGTTACTTTAAAAAGGGACTGGATTCAACGAGTGAAGTGATCAAAGAACATGGGGTGTTGAAATCTATAAAAGGGTTTGATTTGTTTTCTACTATGCATGGTGCTATCGACAGCCGTGTACGTAATCCGCATTTACGTGATATGCTATCTTACTTTATTAAGTATGTTGGATCTTCCCCTTATGATGCGCCAGCTATTTTAAATATGATGATCTATATGCAATATGAACAAGGATGCTGGTATGTACCAGGTGGCATGCATCGATTAGCGGAAGGTCTCGTCCAGCTTGCGGAAGAAGTAGGTGTTGAGTTATACACAGGCATAGGTGTGCGGAAAATGCGTACGACGGGAGATCAAATTACAGGGGCAGAGTTAGCGGACGGGCGTGTAGTAGAAGCAGACTATTATATTTCCAATATGGAAGTAATCCCGTTTTATCAAAAAATGGTGGATTGTAAACCTTCATTTACAAAAGCGCTGGAGCGTAAGTTTGAACCTTCAAGTTCAGGCCTAGTTCTCCACTTAGGAGTGAAAAAAAGCTACCCGCAACTGAATCACCATAATTTCTTTTTCTCTAAAAATTTAAAGAAACAGATGGATAAAGTATTTGTGAAGAAGCAATTGCCAGACGACCCCACCATCTATCTAGTGAATACGAATAAAACAGATCCATCACAAACAGTGCCTGGACATGAGAACTTAAAAATCCTTCCTCATATTCCATATATTCAAGACAATCCATTCACTCCGGCAGATTATGCAAAGTTGGAAGAGAATGTTCTTCTAAAATTAGAGCGAATGGGTTTAGATGGTCTACGCGAAAATATTATCACGAGAGACGTCTGGACACCGCATGATATTGAACGCACCTATGGTTCACATCGAGGCGCCATTTATGGAACGGTTTCCGATAAAAAGAAAAACAAAGGATTTAAAAATAAAAAACAAAGTGAGCGTTTTACGAATCTTTATTTTGTTGGCGGTACGGTGAATCCAGGTGGGGGCATGCCGATGGTTACATTAAGCGGACAGCAAGTATGCGATAAGATTCTTACGCGAGATATGAAAAAGAACTCGCGTCGTCCGTAA